The Pleomorphomonas sp. T1.2MG-36 DNA segment GAGGAAGTTCGACGTCTTCATCACCGCCTTGATGGCGTCCGACGTCGCCGGGTTCATGACCTGATAGCCGAGCATGGCCGACGGCACGAACAGGCAAAGGATGGCCGAGCCGCCGATGCTCTTCAGATAGGGAATGCGGCCGCCGATTTCTCCAAGCAGGAAGCCCAGCACCATGATGGCGGCAAAGCCGCCGATCATATCGGCCGGCAGCTTGCCGATCACCGAGGCGCCGAAGACGACGCTGGCAATCGCAAGATAGAGCGGAAGCGGTACCGGGCCGACCTTGTAGGCGGCGATGCGGGACAGAAGGCTGCCGCCCGTCTCCGCCGCGATCGCGTCGTTCTGAGTGATGTCCGTCATGTTCATTCCTCCTGCCCCGGCGCATATCGGTCTGTGGCGGGGCCTTGTCTGGGACTGTCCGGCGGTCCGATATCTCCGGCGCCGGAATGGCTTCGGTCCGAGGTTTGCGGCTTCCAAAGCCCGCATCCGCCAGCCGATATGCCCCGACCCTCCGTCCTCGTTCCCTCCTCGGAAGGCGATCGTCGCATGAGAAATGAATGGCATCAGGCGTGCCAATTCGCGCTGCCGGCTAAACGCCTGTTCCATCGATTTAATTTTGGGGGAGAGAGGGCGGGTGGTCCGGATTTCCGGACACGAGCCTCGGTCGACCGTCCGGAAATCCGCACGATCCTGAGCGGGCCATATAAGTGATACAACTGATTTTGTTGAAGTTTTCGACGGCCTCTCCAACGCGAAGCCCGTCCGATGCCCCTCAGGGGACTTACCTCCTCTTGAAACGATATGTAAGCTGGCGCAAACCGCCGGCCGAACGGATCGAGGCCTTCGGGAGATAAGGGACCGCCATGAAGACGATCAAGGGACCGGGCATATTCCTCGCGCAGTTCGTGAGCGCCGCGCCGCCCTTCGACAGCCTCGACGGATTGGCGCGCTGGGCGAGCGGCCTCGGGTACGTCGGGTTGCAGTTGCCGACGACGGCCGGACTTTTCGATCTGGAGAAGGCCGCGACGTCTCAGACCTATGCCGACGAGCTGAAAGGCCGGTTGGGAGAGGCCGGCGTCGAAATCACCGAGCTCTCAACCCATATCCAGGGGCAGCTCGTCGCCGTCCATCCCGCCTACGACCAACTGTTCGACGGATTCGCGCCCGAGGCGGTGCGGGGCAATCCCTCTGCCCGTACCGCATGGGCGACCCGCGAGCTGAAGCTCGCCGCCGAGGCGTCTCGCCGTCTCGGCCTTTCAGCCCATGCGACCTTCTCCGGCGCCCTCGCCTGGCCCTATGTCTATCCATGGCCGCAGCGGCCGGCCGGTCTCGTCGAGGAGGCCTTCGCCGAGCTTGCCCGCCGCTGGAAACCTATTCTGAACGCGTTTGAAGATGCCGGCGTCGATGCATGTTTCGAGCTGCACCCGGGCGAGGACCTGCACGACGGTGTGACCTTCGAGCGGTTTCTAACCGCCGTCGGCAACCATCCCCGCGCCAACATCCTCTACGACCCGTCGCATTTCGTGCTGCAGGCGCTCGACTACCTTGCCTTCCTCGACATCTATCACGAGCGCGTCAAGGCCTTTCACGTCAAGGATGCCGAGCTCAACCCCTCCGGTCGGTCTGGCGTCTATGGCGGCTATCAATCGTGGGTGGACCGTCCCGGCCGCTTCCGTTCGCTCGGCGACGGCCAGGTGGACTTCTCGTCGATCTTCTCCAAGATGGCCCAGTACGACTTTCCCGGTTGGGCGGTGCTCGAGTGGGAGTGCGCGCTGAAGCATCCCGAGGATGGCGCGGCCGAAGGAGCTCCGTTCATTGCCAACCACATCATCCGCGTCACCGAACACGCCTTTGACGATTTCGCCCAGAGTGGCGCCGATGCTGCCACAAACCGCCGGCTGCTCGGCATCGGTTGAGGACAGGACATGAGTCAAACCCGCATCAAACTCGCCATGGTCGGCGGCGGCGCCACGGCCTTCATCGGCGCGGTGCATCGCATCGCCATGCGCTTGGACGACCGCTTCGAGCTGGTGGCCGGCGCCCTCGACGTCGACGCCGAGCGGGGGCGCGCCTTTGCTGCCACGCTGGGCATTGCCCCGGATCGCGCCTACGCCACCTACCAGGAGCTGATCGACAAGGAGGCGTTGCGTCCGGACCGCGTCGACGCGGTGGTGATCGTCACGCCCAACTTCCTGCATTACCCCATCGCCAAGGCGGCGCTGGAAGCTGGGTTCGACGTGATCTGCGAAAAGCCGATGACCACGACGCTGGACGATGCGAAGGCTCTGGCGGCGCTGGTTCAGTCGACCGGCCGCCGCTTCTTCCTGACCCATACCTATACCGGCTATCCGATGGTGCGACAGGCCCGCGAGATGATCGCCGCCGGGGAGATCGGCAAGCTTCGCCGCGTCGAGGTGGAGTACCTTCAGGACTGGCTGGCCGCGCCGGTCGAGAACACCGGTGCCGAGGGCGCCGTGTGGCGCACCGACCCCAAGAAGGCTGGCGTCGGCGGCGCCATCGGCGATGTCGGCACCCACGCCTGGAATCTTGCCGCCTTCGTCGCCGGCGAAGAGCCGACCCACCTTCTTGCCGAACTGTCGACCCTGGTCGAGGGGCGCCGGGTCGACGACGACGCCGCCATCCTCCTGCGCTACGCGTCCGGCGCCAAGGGATCGATCCTGGCGAGCCAGGTGCTGCCCGGCAATGGCAACAACGTATCGTTCCGCATCTACGGCGACAAGGCCGGCCTCGAATGGTGGCAGGAAAAGCCGGAGGAGCTGTGGTTCACCCGGCTCGGCGAACCGCGCCAGATGATCCGCCGCAACGGCGCAGGCGCAACCAGCGCCGCCATCGCCGGCAGCCGCGTACCGGCCGCCCACCCCGAGGGCTATCTCGAAGCGTTCGCCAATCTCTACCGCGACGCCGCCGATGTCCTCTCGGGCAAAGCCGCCAGCACCGTGGTGCCGACAGCCCTCGACGGCGTCAGCGGCTCGAAGTTCGTCGAGGCCTGCCTGAAGTCCAATGCGGCCGGCAACGTCTGGACCGAGATCGGTTGACCGCCATTGTTCGCCGAACTGTTGCGGCACAAACAAGATCGGCTCGGATGAACCGATTTCATGAGCATCCGCCGATCAGGTCGAAACCGGCTTGATCGGCGGACACGTCAGTTTGCGCCAGAAGGAATGGGAATGGTCGACACGGATAACAACCTCGTCATCTTCGACACCGATCCGGGGATTGACGACGCCATGGCGCTTTTGTTCCTGAAGGCCCAGACAAGTCTGAAACTTGCCGCCATCACCACGGTATTCGGGAACGCCGAAACCGACGTCACCACCCGCAACGCCCTTTATCTTGCCCAACGCTTCGGCATCGACGTGCCGGTCTATGCCGGAGCGACCGCGCCGTTGACCATCGGTCGCCGGCCGGCGCCAACGTTCATTCACGGCGAGGACGGACTGGGAGACACCGCCGTTGCCCAGGGTTTCTCCGCCCGACCGGCCGATGGCCATGCGGCGGACCGGATGGTCGAGATCATCAAGGCCAACCCCGGTCAGGTGACGATACTCGCCGTGGCGCCACTGACCAATCTCGCTCTGGCTCTCAAGCGCGATCCGGGCATCGCCGCCTTGGTGAAGGACGTGGTGATCATGGGCGGCGCCTTCGCCTGGGGTGGGCGGCGCGGCAACGCCACCCCAGTGGCCGAAGCCAACATTCACAACGATCCACACGCCGCCGATATCGTCTTCACCGCCGCCTGGCCGGTGACGGCCATCGGCCTCGATGTCACCAGTCATTGCGTGGCGTCCCACGACGACGCGGCCCAGTTGGCGTCCTGCGGCGAGGCTGGCCGCTTCCTCTGGGATATCTCCCGCGGTTATGAAGCGGTCTATCGTCACTATAATCAGGTGGACGGTTGCTGCCTGCACGATGTGGCGGCGGCCGCGTATCTGGTGGCGCCGGAGCTGTTCAAGCTCCGCTCGGGGGCGGTGCGCGTCCTGACCGAGGGCATCGCCATCGGCCAGTCCATTCAGAAGCTCGATGGGCACACGTTCGGTCCCAATGCATGGGACGGACACCCATCCAAACTGGTCGCCGCGGACGCCGACTACGCGGGCATCGTCGAGAGCTACAAGTCCGCCATTCGCTCGCTCGGCTGAGGATAAGCCCATGTCCCTGGATCCACGCGTGCTCCTCCGCTCCATGTTCGATGCGGCCGTTGCCGCCGCCCAGCCAGATCGTTGCGTGCCGCCCTTTCTGCCGTCCCGCCCGAAGGGGCGATTGATCGTGCTCGGCGCCGGCAAGGCATCGGCTGCCATGGCGAGGGCCGTGGAGCGGCATTGGGACGGGCCTGTCGAGGGGCTGGTCGTAACGCGCTACGGCTATGCCGTGCCGACGGAGCGCATCGAGATCGTCGAGGCGGCCCATCCGGTGCCCGACGCCGCCGGCCTGCGGGCGGCGCAGCGCATATGCGACCTCGCCGCGAGCGCAGGCGCGGACGATACGGTGCTCTGCCTGATATCGGGCGGCGGGTCGGCCCTGCTGACGCAGCCGCTTGACGGCATCGGCCTTGAAGACAAGCAGGCGATCAACAAGGCCCTGCTGGCCTCCGGAGCGCCGATATCGGAGATGAACTGCGTCCGCCGTCATCTGTCAGCGGTGAAGGGCGGCCGCCTCGCCGCCCTCGCCCATCCGGCGAAGGTGGTGACGCTGCTGATTTCCGACGTGCCCGGCGACAACCCGATCGACATCGCGTCCGGCCCCACCGTCGGCGACCCGACCACGTCGGCCGATGCGCTCGCCATCGTCCGCCGCTATCGCATGGACCTGCCAGTGGCCGCCA contains these protein-coding regions:
- a CDS encoding sugar phosphate isomerase/epimerase family protein, with translation MKTIKGPGIFLAQFVSAAPPFDSLDGLARWASGLGYVGLQLPTTAGLFDLEKAATSQTYADELKGRLGEAGVEITELSTHIQGQLVAVHPAYDQLFDGFAPEAVRGNPSARTAWATRELKLAAEASRRLGLSAHATFSGALAWPYVYPWPQRPAGLVEEAFAELARRWKPILNAFEDAGVDACFELHPGEDLHDGVTFERFLTAVGNHPRANILYDPSHFVLQALDYLAFLDIYHERVKAFHVKDAELNPSGRSGVYGGYQSWVDRPGRFRSLGDGQVDFSSIFSKMAQYDFPGWAVLEWECALKHPEDGAAEGAPFIANHIIRVTEHAFDDFAQSGADAATNRRLLGIG
- a CDS encoding Gfo/Idh/MocA family protein — protein: MSQTRIKLAMVGGGATAFIGAVHRIAMRLDDRFELVAGALDVDAERGRAFAATLGIAPDRAYATYQELIDKEALRPDRVDAVVIVTPNFLHYPIAKAALEAGFDVICEKPMTTTLDDAKALAALVQSTGRRFFLTHTYTGYPMVRQAREMIAAGEIGKLRRVEVEYLQDWLAAPVENTGAEGAVWRTDPKKAGVGGAIGDVGTHAWNLAAFVAGEEPTHLLAELSTLVEGRRVDDDAAILLRYASGAKGSILASQVLPGNGNNVSFRIYGDKAGLEWWQEKPEELWFTRLGEPRQMIRRNGAGATSAAIAGSRVPAAHPEGYLEAFANLYRDAADVLSGKAASTVVPTALDGVSGSKFVEACLKSNAAGNVWTEIG
- a CDS encoding nucleoside hydrolase, whose product is MVDTDNNLVIFDTDPGIDDAMALLFLKAQTSLKLAAITTVFGNAETDVTTRNALYLAQRFGIDVPVYAGATAPLTIGRRPAPTFIHGEDGLGDTAVAQGFSARPADGHAADRMVEIIKANPGQVTILAVAPLTNLALALKRDPGIAALVKDVVIMGGAFAWGGRRGNATPVAEANIHNDPHAADIVFTAAWPVTAIGLDVTSHCVASHDDAAQLASCGEAGRFLWDISRGYEAVYRHYNQVDGCCLHDVAAAAYLVAPELFKLRSGAVRVLTEGIAIGQSIQKLDGHTFGPNAWDGHPSKLVAADADYAGIVESYKSAIRSLG
- a CDS encoding glycerate kinase type-2 family protein, whose protein sequence is MSLDPRVLLRSMFDAAVAAAQPDRCVPPFLPSRPKGRLIVLGAGKASAAMARAVERHWDGPVEGLVVTRYGYAVPTERIEIVEAAHPVPDAAGLRAAQRICDLAASAGADDTVLCLISGGGSALLTQPLDGIGLEDKQAINKALLASGAPISEMNCVRRHLSAVKGGRLAALAHPAKVVTLLISDVPGDNPIDIASGPTVGDPTTSADALAIVRRYRMDLPVAAKALLEAGGGETVKPDDPRLSRNETHIVAAPQASLEAAAAVARDAGFAVHILGDALEGEARDVGAVIGGIAGQVARHGQPFTAPCVLLSGGETTVTLRGNGRGGRNVEFLLSLGLHLGRAPNIWALAGDTDGVDGVEEIAGGFLAPDSLSRAWALGINPQAALDNNDGHGFFGALGDAVVTGPTLTNVNDFRAILIA